Proteins encoded together in one Nostoc sp. PCC 7524 window:
- a CDS encoding O-antigen ligase family protein: MLGVSLKTAFYHPNPNLQLPWNCLQIGLLIFPLSPLLGAVSLGFATLFTWLRQFRTIIHRPINWGFALFSVLLLISAGFALDKAAAFLGLFNLLPFFLVFAGLSALIQTTAQLRRIAGIFVLSSIPVVILGFGQLFFGWTLQLQVVLLDVAIAPGGNPPGRMSAIFMHANIFAAYLAIVFTLGLGLLLERGLGTGKTNQSLLPIPYSLLPIILVADLAALILTNSRNGWAIAIITCLAFALYLGWRWLVAGVAAVVASILFAAFAPSPIAQIFRRIVPAFFWARLNDELYPDRPVALMRTTQWQFAWSLTQKHPWTGWGLRNFTALYKAQMNIDLGHPHNLFLMLSAETGLPSAMLFCGLLGWILFAGIQLLQESKYIVPEDKLIFFSYLVVFVAWLLFNTVDVTLFDFRLNTLSWLMIAAICGSTYHYNPHKKLVNNAD; this comes from the coding sequence ATGTTGGGAGTTAGCTTGAAGACAGCTTTTTACCATCCCAATCCTAATTTGCAATTGCCTTGGAATTGTTTGCAAATCGGTTTACTAATATTCCCATTAAGTCCCTTGTTGGGAGCTGTTAGCCTGGGATTTGCGACATTATTCACTTGGTTGCGTCAATTCAGGACAATTATTCACCGTCCCATTAACTGGGGATTTGCACTATTTAGTGTCTTATTGTTGATTTCTGCTGGCTTTGCTCTAGACAAAGCAGCAGCTTTCCTTGGCTTATTCAATCTACTGCCGTTTTTCTTGGTGTTTGCTGGACTAAGTGCCTTAATTCAAACTACTGCTCAATTAAGGCGCATCGCTGGGATTTTTGTGCTTAGTTCAATCCCAGTAGTAATTTTAGGCTTTGGACAGTTGTTTTTTGGCTGGACATTGCAGTTACAGGTTGTGTTGCTAGATGTAGCGATCGCACCCGGCGGCAATCCTCCAGGACGAATGTCCGCCATTTTCATGCACGCCAACATTTTTGCTGCTTATCTGGCAATAGTTTTCACTCTAGGATTAGGTTTATTGTTGGAGCGGGGACTGGGGACTGGGAAAACAAATCAATCCCTACTCCCTATTCCCTACTCCCTACTCCCGATCATTTTAGTTGCCGACTTGGCTGCACTGATTTTAACTAACTCGCGGAATGGATGGGCGATCGCTATTATTACTTGTCTAGCGTTTGCCCTTTATCTCGGTTGGCGTTGGCTGGTAGCTGGAGTTGCGGCTGTCGTTGCTAGTATATTATTTGCAGCTTTTGCACCCTCACCTATTGCCCAAATCTTTCGCCGCATTGTTCCGGCTTTCTTTTGGGCTAGGTTAAACGATGAGCTGTATCCAGATAGGCCAGTTGCTTTAATGCGAACAACTCAGTGGCAGTTTGCTTGGTCTTTAACTCAGAAACATCCCTGGACAGGATGGGGTTTGCGTAATTTTACAGCCCTCTATAAAGCCCAGATGAATATTGATTTGGGACATCCTCATAACTTGTTTTTAATGCTATCTGCCGAAACTGGATTGCCAAGTGCTATGTTATTTTGCGGTTTACTAGGCTGGATATTGTTTGCAGGTATCCAACTTCTACAAGAATCGAAATATATAGTTCCAGAGGATAAGTTAATATTTTTCAGTTATCTTGTGGTGTTTGTGGCATGGTTACTATTTAACACAGTTGATGTCACCCTATTTGACTTTAGATTGAATACACTCTCTTGGTTAATGATTGCAGCTATTTGTGGCAGTACATATCACTACAATCCACATAAAAAATTGGTAAATAATGCTGATTAG
- a CDS encoding YaaW family protein codes for MDELRAALELATEDELKDLTAILFSRKFNPLDYVQTPEPIEIQSQSRQAWLDSLEDRFRFLAADGMTVLRGRTEQVTYRQALMQVCKYLKIPYSQDLTTIDLEAEVFLYLLGQVWKKLPKHEQQKLALQLQNQLVKSEIKQPLPPLLQSDPLSLLLKGGSALAVTSVVQPFVLQQIARQFAIHFATYQVATQAVIKGSQAATSQFQGYVALQMARRGMTLSAARYTAVRSLFAFVGPMMWAWFFADLGWRMITTNYGRIIPTVFTLAQIRLTRAECWELA; via the coding sequence TTGGATGAGCTAAGGGCAGCGTTAGAGTTGGCTACCGAAGATGAATTAAAGGACTTAACAGCAATTCTGTTTAGTCGGAAGTTTAATCCCCTAGATTATGTTCAAACACCTGAACCTATTGAAATCCAAAGTCAAAGTCGCCAAGCTTGGCTAGACTCACTAGAAGATCGCTTTCGGTTTTTAGCCGCAGACGGGATGACAGTCTTACGGGGACGCACAGAACAAGTAACTTACCGTCAAGCACTCATGCAAGTCTGTAAGTATTTAAAAATTCCTTATTCTCAAGATTTAACAACCATTGATTTAGAAGCAGAAGTATTTTTGTATCTGCTGGGGCAAGTTTGGAAAAAATTACCAAAACACGAACAGCAAAAATTGGCTTTGCAATTACAAAATCAACTGGTGAAATCAGAAATTAAACAACCTTTACCGCCTTTATTGCAGAGTGATCCCTTGAGCTTATTGTTAAAAGGTGGTAGCGCCTTAGCTGTTACCTCCGTAGTTCAACCATTTGTGCTGCAACAAATTGCTCGCCAATTTGCTATCCACTTTGCTACTTATCAAGTAGCCACACAAGCAGTTATTAAAGGTTCACAAGCGGCAACATCACAATTTCAAGGCTATGTAGCATTGCAAATGGCTCGTCGAGGTATGACTTTGAGTGCTGCTCGATATACAGCAGTTCGCAGTCTATTTGCCTTTGTCGGGCCGATGATGTGGGCTTGGTTTTTTGCAGATTTAGGGTGGAGAATGATCACTACTAATTATGGTCGGATCATTCCGACTGTTTTTACCTTGGCGCAAATTCGTCTCACTCGTGCTGAATGTTGGGAGTTAGCTTGA
- a CDS encoding NAD(P)/FAD-dependent oxidoreductase, whose product MNDVVVIGAGMAGLICAQQLNQAGYSVLVVDKSRGLGGRLATRRLYETRADHGACYLKPKGELFTDLVNLLCDRQILEVWTDTVYEFTADTGLSAPQNRTPRYVAPAGMSAIAKFLAQGLNILLNQRVTAINLTSENSWRLTLESGDEELTAKALVIAIPAPQALMLLQPLGAGVLGKQFLEHLRSVEFYPCISVMSGYPATSSPLPDWKAISFTDDAVLGWIGLDSSKRHQSPQPVFVVQSSANFAQIHLDSSDLQPLGQQIVQYAAQILELPWLDQPEWLQVHRWRYAFPRHPWQHTVLSAPAILPLVCCGDWCGGNLVEGAMLSGLAASIEINHQLDQLLLPDVNFFKVFTQ is encoded by the coding sequence ATGAATGATGTTGTAGTGATTGGTGCGGGTATGGCAGGTTTAATCTGCGCCCAGCAATTAAATCAAGCTGGTTATTCGGTGCTAGTTGTGGATAAATCCCGTGGCTTAGGAGGAAGACTAGCTACACGTCGGTTATATGAAACTAGGGCTGATCATGGTGCTTGTTATCTGAAACCCAAAGGTGAATTATTCACCGATTTGGTAAATTTGTTGTGCGATCGCCAAATTTTAGAAGTCTGGACAGATACTGTTTACGAGTTCACAGCAGATACGGGTTTATCTGCACCGCAAAATCGCACTCCTCGCTATGTTGCACCTGCGGGGATGAGTGCGATCGCTAAATTTCTTGCCCAAGGTTTAAATATATTGCTGAATCAGCGAGTCACAGCGATTAATCTCACCTCTGAAAACAGTTGGCGGCTTACCCTAGAATCTGGTGATGAGGAATTAACTGCAAAAGCTTTAGTGATTGCGATTCCAGCACCGCAAGCTTTGATGCTATTGCAACCATTGGGTGCAGGTGTCTTGGGCAAACAGTTTCTCGAACATTTGCGTTCTGTAGAATTTTATCCATGTATTAGCGTCATGAGTGGCTATCCTGCTACATCATCACCGTTACCAGACTGGAAAGCTATTAGCTTTACCGATGATGCTGTTTTAGGATGGATTGGTTTAGACAGCAGCAAGCGTCATCAATCTCCACAACCTGTATTTGTGGTGCAAAGTAGTGCTAATTTTGCCCAAATCCATCTAGATTCATCGGATTTGCAGCCTCTAGGACAGCAAATTGTCCAATATGCCGCCCAAATTTTAGAATTGCCTTGGTTGGATCAGCCTGAGTGGTTGCAAGTACATCGTTGGCGCTACGCTTTTCCCCGTCATCCTTGGCAACACACTGTACTATCTGCTCCAGCCATACTTCCCCTAGTTTGCTGTGGAGATTGGTGTGGAGGCAATCTTGTAGAAGGGGCGATGCTGTCTGGACTAGCTGCATCTATAGAAATTAACCATCAATTAGACCAGTTACTTCTACCAGATGTGAACTTTTTCAAAGTTTTTACACAATAA
- a CDS encoding iron-containing alcohol dehydrogenase family protein, which produces MSNLSTPALSTSSSTSLLTLAVAPAKVMRGSNILSTAALEIAKLGSRPLIVAGNSTIEIANANLLPILEQHNLYVTSAAYGADCAETGLKSLIKTAKEHKADVIIGVGGGKALDTAKLVAHQLQLPIATIPTSAATCAAWTALSNVYSESGAFLYDVALSRCPDLVILDYDLVKTAPAHTLVAGIGDAIAKWYEASVSSGHLEQTLIIAAVQQARVLRDILFQKSAAALENPGSQVWQEVVDATVLLAGVIGGLGGAQCRTVAAHAVHNGLTHIAGHSSIHGEKVAFGILVQLRLEEMVQGNQLAASSRQQLLKFYAEIGLPQKLADLGLGNITLGELQTAAEVALAPESDIHRLPFKVALEQLMAAMVSTTAPTDSRDLVNRVSTRETSDEIMTNS; this is translated from the coding sequence ATGTCTAATCTATCTACTCCAGCCTTGTCTACTTCCAGTTCTACTTCTCTACTCACGCTAGCAGTAGCCCCAGCCAAAGTAATGCGTGGGTCAAATATATTGTCAACCGCCGCCTTAGAAATTGCCAAGTTAGGTAGTCGTCCGTTGATTGTGGCAGGCAATAGCACGATCGAGATCGCTAACGCCAATTTACTGCCAATTTTAGAACAGCACAATCTCTATGTCACCTCTGCTGCCTATGGTGCAGATTGTGCCGAAACTGGCTTAAAATCACTGATAAAAACAGCCAAAGAACATAAAGCTGATGTGATTATCGGTGTTGGTGGCGGTAAAGCTTTAGATACAGCCAAATTAGTTGCCCATCAATTACAGTTACCTATCGCCACTATCCCCACCTCGGCGGCTACCTGTGCAGCTTGGACAGCTTTATCAAATGTCTATTCTGAGTCGGGGGCATTTTTGTATGATGTAGCCTTGTCTCGCTGTCCTGATTTAGTTATCCTTGATTACGATTTAGTGAAAACTGCCCCAGCACATACTTTAGTCGCAGGAATTGGGGATGCGATCGCTAAATGGTATGAAGCATCCGTTAGCAGTGGGCATTTAGAACAGACTTTAATTATTGCCGCAGTCCAACAGGCGCGAGTCTTACGAGACATTTTATTTCAAAAGTCAGCCGCCGCCTTGGAAAATCCAGGGAGTCAGGTATGGCAAGAAGTGGTTGACGCTACCGTCTTACTAGCTGGGGTAATTGGTGGCTTGGGTGGGGCGCAATGTCGCACCGTCGCCGCCCATGCTGTGCATAATGGTTTAACGCACATTGCCGGACACAGCAGCATCCACGGTGAAAAAGTCGCCTTCGGAATTTTAGTGCAGCTGCGTTTAGAAGAAATGGTACAAGGCAATCAACTAGCAGCCTCATCCAGACAACAACTATTGAAGTTTTACGCAGAGATTGGACTGCCACAAAAATTAGCAGATTTAGGTTTAGGAAATATTACCCTCGGTGAATTGCAAACCGCCGCCGAAGTTGCGTTAGCACCTGAATCTGATATTCATCGACTCCCATTTAAGGTTGCATTGGAACAGTTAATGGCGGCGATGGTTTCTACCACTGCACCAACAGATAGTAGAGACTTAGTTAATCGTGTCTCCACCAGGGAAACCAGTGATGAAATAATGACTAATTCGTAA
- a CDS encoding class I SAM-dependent methyltransferase, with protein MENQTDYITALINLHRGLERQGPGDADFSRQILRNLPALPAKPRIADLGCGSGAGALLLAQYYQCNVMAVDFSSDFIEELKIRAQQAGIEHLITPIHGDMSQLDWADASVDLLWSEGAAYNLGFEQALKIWRQLLANDGIAVVSELSWFSDQVPESAIAYWQKAYPMIGSEAENIHRATRAGFSVFSTHRLPSSAWWINYYEPLRENMKQSETTPVTQAVIREIQEEMALFEQFSDFYGYTFYVMRPMPNDQN; from the coding sequence ATGGAAAATCAAACCGACTACATTACCGCCTTGATCAATTTACATCGTGGACTTGAACGCCAAGGGCCGGGTGATGCAGATTTTTCACGTCAAATATTACGTAATCTTCCTGCTTTACCAGCAAAACCACGCATTGCTGATCTTGGGTGCGGAAGCGGTGCAGGTGCATTGCTGCTGGCGCAATACTATCAATGTAACGTCATGGCGGTTGATTTCTCCTCTGATTTTATCGAGGAACTCAAAATCCGCGCCCAACAGGCTGGAATCGAGCATCTCATTACCCCAATTCATGGTGATATGAGTCAACTTGATTGGGCAGATGCTTCAGTGGATTTACTTTGGTCTGAAGGTGCTGCATATAACTTGGGATTTGAACAAGCTTTGAAAATCTGGCGACAATTGCTGGCAAATGACGGTATCGCCGTAGTCTCAGAACTGAGTTGGTTTAGTGATCAAGTACCTGAGAGTGCGATCGCATATTGGCAAAAAGCCTATCCGATGATTGGTAGCGAAGCTGAAAATATTCATCGGGCTACAAGAGCAGGTTTCAGCGTCTTTTCCACTCACAGATTGCCTAGTAGTGCTTGGTGGATTAATTACTACGAACCACTGCGCGAAAACATGAAGCAGAGTGAAACTACCCCAGTTACTCAAGCAGTGATTCGTGAAATTCAAGAGGAGATGGCACTATTCGAGCAATTCAGCGATTTTTATGGCTATACTTTCTATGTAATGCGGCCAATGCCGAACGATCAAAATTAG
- a CDS encoding serine/threonine-protein kinase, with the protein MKQIQICCLNPECHNPPVPEHIKFCPNCNVTLVTLRNRYRPIQSLGGGGFGKTYLAEDIDKLNAQCVIKQFAPQITGTNAFQKAKELFLQEAQQLQKLGEHSQIPTLLAYFEQDHRLYLVQQFIDGENLLQELAQQGIFSESKICALLQDLLPILKLVHEYDVIHRDIKPENIMRRRSDGKLILIDFGASKQLQGTVKTGTSIGTFGYASLEQMQDGKVYPASDLYSLGASCFHLLTGVHPWQLWQEDGYGWVKNWRNHLQKSVNPDLGRILDKLLQKDYQQRYQSAQEVLQDLNRPQIPPTVPYQHPQVSPSQPLNIKSSRRGFLQVAGLFFGGVAVTVVGQNLFIKYTKKTLQLQQTITAHFLSVNSLAYSPDGQTLASGGQDRTIKLWNPRTGKLLQTLTGHSDSVKSLAYSPDGQTLASVSRDSSIKLWNPRIGELLQTLTGHSDSVDSLAYSPDGQTLASGSEDKTIKLWNPRTGQLLQTLSGHSDSVGSLAYSPDSQTLASGSSDDTIKLWNSRTGQLLQTLTGHSNGVYSLAYSPDGQTLASGSWDKTIKLWNPRTGQLLQTLSNHSDSVWSLAYSPDGQTLASGSNDKTIKLWNPRTGELLQTLSGHSDLVWSLTYSPDGQTLASGSWDKTIKLWGYGEG; encoded by the coding sequence ATGAAGCAGATACAGATATGTTGTCTCAATCCAGAGTGTCATAACCCGCCAGTTCCCGAACACATCAAATTCTGTCCCAACTGCAATGTCACTCTAGTCACGTTGAGAAACCGCTATCGTCCCATTCAATCATTAGGTGGTGGAGGATTTGGTAAAACCTACTTAGCAGAAGACATTGACAAACTTAACGCCCAGTGCGTAATTAAACAATTTGCACCGCAGATTACCGGCACAAACGCCTTCCAAAAAGCCAAGGAATTATTTTTACAAGAAGCGCAGCAACTACAAAAACTCGGTGAACATTCACAAATTCCCACCCTGTTAGCTTATTTTGAACAAGATCACCGTTTGTATTTAGTACAACAATTCATTGACGGCGAAAACTTATTGCAAGAATTAGCACAACAGGGAATATTCTCAGAATCAAAAATCTGCGCCTTATTACAAGATTTATTACCCATCTTGAAATTAGTTCACGAGTATGACGTAATTCACCGAGATATTAAACCAGAAAACATTATGCGTCGTCGTAGTGATGGCAAATTAATATTAATTGATTTTGGGGCATCAAAACAACTCCAGGGAACAGTTAAAACAGGAACATCAATTGGTACTTTTGGTTATGCTTCCCTAGAACAAATGCAAGATGGGAAAGTATATCCTGCTAGTGATTTATATAGTTTGGGTGCAAGTTGTTTTCACTTATTAACAGGAGTTCACCCTTGGCAACTGTGGCAAGAAGATGGCTATGGATGGGTAAAAAATTGGCGTAATCATTTACAAAAATCTGTAAACCCTGACTTGGGGAGAATTTTAGATAAATTATTACAAAAAGATTATCAACAGCGTTATCAATCTGCCCAAGAAGTCTTACAAGATTTAAATCGTCCTCAAATACCGCCTACAGTACCTTATCAGCATCCGCAAGTATCACCATCGCAACCGTTAAACATAAAATCTTCCCGACGTGGTTTTTTGCAAGTTGCGGGTTTATTTTTTGGTGGTGTTGCTGTGACAGTGGTTGGACAAAATTTATTTATAAAATATACCAAGAAAACACTACAATTACAGCAAACCATCACTGCTCACTTTCTCTCGGTTAATTCCCTAGCATACAGCCCCGATGGACAAACCCTAGCCAGTGGGGGTCAGGACAGGACTATCAAACTGTGGAACCCGCGTACAGGAAAGCTACTCCAAACCCTCACAGGTCATTCTGACTCGGTTAAGTCCCTAGCATACAGCCCCGATGGTCAAACCCTGGCCAGTGTGAGTAGGGACAGCAGTATCAAACTGTGGAATCCGCGCATAGGAGAGCTACTCCAAACCCTCACAGGTCATTCTGACTCGGTTGATTCCCTAGCATACAGCCCCGATGGTCAAACCCTGGCCAGTGGGAGTGAGGACAAGACTATCAAACTGTGGAATCCGCGCACAGGTCAGTTACTCCAAACCCTCTCTGGTCATTCTGACTCGGTTGGTTCCCTAGCATACAGCCCCGATAGTCAAACCCTGGCTAGTGGGAGTAGCGATGACACTATCAAACTGTGGAATTCGCGCACAGGTCAGCTACTCCAAACCCTCACTGGTCATTCTAACGGGGTTTATTCCCTAGCATACAGCCCCGATGGTCAAACCCTAGCCAGTGGGAGTTGGGACAAGACTATCAAACTGTGGAATCCGCGCACAGGTCAGTTACTCCAAACCCTCAGTAATCATTCTGACTCGGTTTGGTCTTTAGCATACAGCCCCGATGGTCAAACCCTGGCTAGTGGGAGTAATGACAAGACTATCAAACTGTGGAATCCGCGCACAGGAGAGCTGCTCCAAACTCTCTCTGGTCATTCTGACTTGGTTTGGTCCCTAACATACAGCCCCGATGGTCAAACCTTGGCCAGTGGGAGTTGGGACAAGACTATCAAACTGTGGGGTTACGGTGAAGGATGA
- a CDS encoding Ycf51 family protein: MLTTADFLQYTQWSGIATLVFAALAILAFLFKWGIRFRLVGTTGFMLVLTGGLFALSIVPLSRTVIPGAVKYTLVYDNGSNQAVITTSPQISPDEVEATLLQAASNLYSFGRGGRNGDTQLTVRARTIIHPEPGLSIPLYLGEVKRSLASREDQNLTVEIYPDKFAQLPKSDA; encoded by the coding sequence ATGCTTACAACAGCTGACTTTCTGCAATACACTCAATGGTCAGGTATTGCCACACTGGTATTTGCTGCCTTAGCAATACTGGCTTTTCTGTTTAAATGGGGCATCCGCTTTCGGCTAGTAGGTACAACGGGCTTTATGTTGGTGCTAACTGGTGGTTTGTTTGCCCTGTCAATAGTTCCTTTGAGCCGTACCGTGATTCCGGGTGCAGTTAAGTACACCCTAGTTTACGATAATGGTTCAAATCAAGCAGTAATTACCACATCACCGCAGATTTCACCGGATGAAGTAGAAGCTACGTTACTTCAAGCCGCTAGCAATCTCTATTCTTTTGGTCGTGGTGGTAGAAATGGAGATACGCAGCTAACAGTTCGGGCGCGTACCATCATCCATCCAGAACCAGGACTTTCCATACCACTATACCTGGGTGAAGTGAAGCGATCGCTCGCTAGTCGTGAAGACCAAAATTTGACAGTGGAAATATATCCAGACAAGTTTGCCCAATTGCCTAAGTCTGACGCTTAA
- a CDS encoding DUF5615 family PIN-like protein translates to MKIRFLLDENLSPKLKVAVLRLNPAIDIVRVGDADAPVLGTLDPELLCYLELSQRLLVTDNRKSMPGHLEAHWTAGGHIWGVLWLRPGTTLGSWAESLFLLWETSDSEEWIDKLDWIPF, encoded by the coding sequence ATGAAGATCCGTTTCTTGCTCGATGAAAATTTGTCACCCAAGCTCAAAGTTGCTGTTTTGCGTCTTAATCCAGCAATTGATATTGTGCGTGTAGGAGATGCAGACGCGCCTGTATTGGGAACGCTTGATCCAGAATTGTTGTGTTATCTAGAATTATCTCAACGGTTATTAGTGACAGATAACCGTAAAAGTATGCCTGGGCATTTAGAAGCTCACTGGACAGCAGGAGGACATATTTGGGGAGTTCTTTGGTTACGTCCAGGTACAACTTTAGGAAGTTGGGCAGAATCTCTTTTTCTGCTTTGGGAGACTAGCGACAGCGAAGAATGGATTGATAAGTTAGATTGGATTCCTTTTTAG
- a CDS encoding DUF433 domain-containing protein yields the protein MQLEDYFEFLDPDDIRIKGHRIGIDDVIDYYLQGFTPEQILEELPSLNLEKIHATITYYLHNRAEVDAYMLRLAKWREQRYQEAATNPSLMTQRLRAIKLQREQEKLNRV from the coding sequence ATGCAATTAGAAGATTATTTTGAATTTTTAGATCCAGATGATATTCGGATTAAAGGACATCGTATTGGTATCGACGATGTAATTGATTATTACCTACAAGGTTTTACACCAGAGCAAATTCTAGAGGAGTTACCATCCCTGAATTTAGAAAAGATTCACGCTACTATTACTTACTATCTTCATAATCGTGCTGAGGTAGATGCTTATATGTTGCGCTTGGCTAAGTGGCGGGAACAACGTTATCAAGAAGCTGCTACTAATCCATCTTTGATGACACAGCGTTTAAGAGCAATCAAACTGCAAAGAGAGCAAGAAAAGCTTAATCGTGTATGA
- a CDS encoding protein kinase domain-containing protein has translation MKQICCLNPECDNPSVPQHTKFCPSCGVALVILRNRYQPFKPLGGGGFAKTYLAVDIDKLNEKCVIKQFAPQTQGTAGLQKATELFLQEAQQLQQLGEHPQIPTLLAYFEDNSRLYLVQQFIDGENLLKELAQQGIFKESKIRDLLQDLLPVLTVIHNQGIIHRDIKPENIMRRRSDGKLILIDFGASKQLQGTVKTGTSIGTFGYSPLEQMQDGKVYPASDLYSLGATCFHLLTGVHPWQLWQEDGYRWVKEWRNHLKQAVNPELADILDKLLQKDYQQRYQSAQEVLLDLNPPQIPPTVPYQHPQVSSSKKQTPPLTSTPKSSRRGFLQVAGLFGGGFVLAVVGQSIFRDNSTPKLETIPTSQPTPSQISEFTSQPTPTPTSESTSQPTPTTDSELRSSVGMDYSELQNLLAAGNWKEADEETRRLMLAVANREYEGWLDTDSIKNFPCTDFRTIDGIWVKYSNGRFGVSVQKRIYQSLGGTDEYNSKIWAAFEEKVGWLKGGDITFDKSAPEGHLPWWGNRGSYDWLGWLFSFDFTCKL, from the coding sequence ATGAAGCAGATATGTTGTCTCAACCCGGAATGTGATAATCCTTCAGTTCCCCAACATACAAAATTCTGCCCTAGCTGTGGAGTTGCTTTAGTCATATTGAGAAACCGCTATCAACCATTTAAACCCTTGGGTGGTGGAGGATTTGCTAAAACTTATTTAGCGGTAGATATTGATAAATTAAACGAAAAATGCGTCATTAAACAATTTGCACCCCAAACCCAGGGAACAGCAGGGTTGCAAAAAGCCACAGAATTATTTTTACAAGAAGCGCAGCAATTACAACAACTCGGTGAACATCCACAAATTCCCACCCTGTTAGCTTATTTTGAAGATAATAGCCGTCTGTATTTGGTACAACAATTCATTGACGGCGAAAATTTATTGAAAGAATTAGCACAACAGGGAATATTTAAAGAATCCAAAATTCGCGACTTATTACAGGATTTATTACCAGTTTTGACAGTAATTCACAATCAAGGAATTATACACCGAGATATCAAACCAGAAAATATCATGCGTCGTCGTAGTGATGGCAAATTAATATTAATTGATTTTGGGGCATCTAAGCAATTACAAGGAACAGTGAAAACAGGGACATCTATTGGCACTTTTGGCTATTCTCCCTTAGAACAAATGCAGGATGGAAAAGTATATCCTGCTAGTGATTTATATAGTCTGGGTGCAACTTGTTTTCATTTGCTAACAGGAGTTCACCCTTGGCAACTGTGGCAAGAAGATGGTTATAGATGGGTAAAAGAATGGCGTAACCATTTAAAACAAGCAGTGAATCCAGAATTGGCGGATATTTTGGATAAGCTATTACAAAAAGATTATCAACAACGTTATCAATCAGCCCAAGAAGTTTTGCTAGATTTAAATCCCCCTCAAATACCCCCTACAGTACCTTATCAGCATCCACAAGTATCGTCATCCAAAAAGCAAACACCACCGCTAACATCAACACCAAAATCTTCACGAAGGGGTTTTTTACAAGTTGCAGGCTTATTCGGTGGAGGGTTTGTTTTAGCTGTGGTGGGGCAAAGTATATTTAGGGATAATTCAACCCCAAAACTAGAAACTATCCCAACATCACAACCTACCCCAAGTCAAATCTCAGAATTCACGTCACAACCTACTCCAACGCCAACATCAGAATCTACATCACAACCTACTCCAACAACAGACAGCGAACTAAGATCATCTGTAGGAATGGACTACAGCGAACTACAAAATTTACTGGCTGCGGGAAATTGGAAAGAAGCAGATGAGGAAACGAGGCGATTAATGTTAGCTGTGGCGAACCGGGAATACGAAGGTTGGTTGGATACTGACAGCATTAAAAACTTTCCCTGTACAGACTTCCGTACAATTGATGGGATATGGGTAAAGTATAGCAATGGTCGCTTCGGTGTTTCTGTACAGAAGCGAATTTACCAAAGTTTGGGGGGAACGGATGAGTATAATAGCAAAATATGGGCAGCTTTTGAGGAAAAGGTAGGATGGCTAAAAGGGGGAGATATTACATTTGATAAGTCAGCACCAGAAGGCCATCTTCCTTGGTGGGGAAATAGAGGGAGTTATGATTGGTTGGGTTGGTTATTCTCTTTTGATTTTACTTGTAAACTGTAA
- a CDS encoding XisI protein produces the protein MDSLTNQYRQIINKILQDYADFLDNEQQVQVELVLDEKRDRYLLVETGWQNGYRIYGTLLHIDIIDHKLWIQHDGTEDGIANELVAAGIPKSQIVLAFKSPEIRQYTEFAVF, from the coding sequence ATGGATTCCTTAACTAATCAATATCGTCAAATCATCAACAAAATTTTGCAAGATTACGCTGATTTTCTTGATAATGAACAACAAGTGCAGGTTGAATTAGTGTTAGATGAAAAACGCGATCGCTATTTACTAGTCGAAACAGGCTGGCAAAACGGTTATCGTATCTATGGCACATTATTACACATTGATATAATTGACCATAAACTCTGGATTCAACATGATGGCACGGAAGATGGAATTGCTAATGAATTAGTGGCTGCGGGAATACCAAAATCACAGATTGTTCTAGCATTCAAATCACCAGAAATTAGACAATATACAGAATTCGCAGTTTTTTAA